CCTCGAGGTCACGTACGCCAACGGCGACAAGGAAGTCCTCTACTTCAAGGACTTCAACTCGGGCGCGATGATCCAGAACATCGTCGACCGAGCCAAGAAGATGGCGATCAAGGCCTTCCTCGAGCACAACCAGAAGGGCCTGCGGGTGGCCCACCTGCTCCAGGCCTGCGTGGACGAGTTCAAGGAGAACGAGGACCTGCCCAACACCACCAACCCGGACGACTGGGCCCGAATCTCCGGCAAGAAGGGCGAGCGGATCGTATTCATCCGCACCCTCGTCACCGGAAAGCAAGGCGCGGACACCGGACGCTCCATCGACACGGTGGCCAACACCGGTCAGTACCTCTGACCGAGCGGAGCGGCTGCGGATGCCCCTCCCGGGGCATCCGCAGCCGACTGCTTTACCGGCCGCTTTTCAGCCGGTGACGAGGCCAATTCAATGACGGAAATGATCTCCCCACGAGCGCGAAGTGGTTCTAGGCTCTTCCGTACCACCGCCGGACGCGCAGTGCGGGGACGGGCACCGCACAGGAACAGGCACAAGCACAGGCACGCGCACCGGAGCACCAGCGGTACTTAGCGCCGCTCCCGAAAGGGGAGCGCCGCCGGGCAAGGAGGGCCGCATGACCGTACGGCGAGTAATGGGTATCGAGACGGAGTACGGGATCTCCGTCCCGGGCCACCCGAACGCCAATGCCATGCTCACCTCGTCCCAGATCGTCAACGCCTACGCGGCGGCGATGCACAGGGCGCGCCGCGCCCGCTGGGACTTCGAGGAGGAGAATCCGCTGCGGGACGCCCGGGGCTTCGACCTCGCCCGCGAGGCCGCGGACAACAGCCAGCTCACCGACGAGGACATCGGCCTCGCCAACGTCATCCTCACCAACGGCGCACGGCTCTACGTCGACCACGCACACCCCGAGTACAGCTCCCCGGAGATCACCAACCCGCTCGACGCCGTCCTCTGGGACAAGGCCGGCGAGCGGATCATGGCCGAGGCCGCCGTACGGGCCGCCCAGCTGCCCGGCGCCCAGCCGATCCACCTCTACAAGAACAACACCGACAACAAGGGCGCCTCCTACGGCACGCACGAGAACTACCTGATGAAGCGGGAAACCCCCTTCTCGGAGATCGTGCGCCACCTGACCCCCTTCTTCGTCTCCCGCCAGGTCGTCACCGGCGCGGGCCGGATCGGCATCGGCCAGGACGGCCGCGAGCACGGCTTCCAGATCAGCCAGCGAGCGGACTACTTCGAGGTCGAGGTCGGCCTGGAGACCACCCTCAAGCGCCCCATCATCAACACCCGGGACGAGCCCCACTCCGACGCCGAGAAGTACCGCCGGCTCCACGTGATCATCGGAGACGCCAACCTCTCCGAGATCTCCACCTACCTGAAGCTGGGCACCACGGCGCTGGTCCTCTCGATGATCGAGGACGGCTTCATCAACGTCGACCTCGCCGTCGACCAGCCCGTACGCACCCTCCACCAGGTCTCCCACGATCCGGACCTGCAACAGCTCATCACGCTGCGCAGCGGCCGCACCCTGACCGCCGTACAACTCCAGATGGAGTACTTCGAGCTGGCCAGGAAGTACGTGGACGAGCGGTTCGGCTCCGATGCGGACGACCAGACCAAGGATGTCCTGGCCCGCTGGGAGGACGTCCTGGGCCGGCTGGAGACCGATCCCATGAGCCTCTCCGGCGAGCTGGACTGGATCGCCAAGCGGGAGATCCTCGAGGGCTACCGGCGCCGCGACGGCCTGGAGTGGGACGCGGCGCGACTGCACCTCGTGGACCTCCAGTACTCGGACGTACGGCCGGAGAAGGGCCTGTACAACCGCCTGGTGGCCCGCGGCAAGATGAAGCGGCTGGTGGAGGAGTCCGCGGTCGAGCGGGCCCAGAGCAAGCCCCCGGAGGACACCCGGGCGTACTTCCGCGGCCGCTGCCTGGAGCAGTACGCGGACGACGTCGCGGCGGCCTCCTGGGACTCGGTGATCTTCGACCTCCCGGGCCGCGACTCGCTCCAGCGGGTCCCGACCCTGGAACCCCTCCGGGGGACCCGGAACCACGTCAAGGAGCTCCTGGACCGCTGCCGTACGGCGGAGGACCTGGTGCGGGTGCTTTCGGGACAGTGAGCAGTGCCTTCGAGGCCTGAAAGGGCCCCGGTCCGGGAATCATGAAATCAGCCGGACGTTATGAAAGTGCGGGGACGAATGTCGGACCCTCCTTGTAGGGTCCGACGTAGGGTCTGATCTTGAGAGATCCCGAATCCCGGGGTCTCTCGACATGAGCGTGCGAACCGAGCGGGGTGAGGTAGACATGGCGACCAAGGACACCGGCGGCGGACAGCAGAAGGCGCAGCGCTCGACCGAGGAGGTCGAGGAGGCGGCGGTCGAGGAATCGACCGACCTCAAGGAGCGCCAGGAGAAGCTCTCCGACGACGTCGACTCCGTTCTGGACGAAATCGACGATGTCTTGGAGGAGAACGCAGAGGACTTCGTTCGGAGTTTCGTACAAAAAGGCGGCGAATAGCCTTCGAATCCAAGGTGAATCCGCCAGGGTGGGGCCATGTCCAATGGTTCCAAGTGGTGTCGCGGTTGCTGCCGAGACGTGCCCCTGAGCGGGTTCGCCGCGGATCGCAACCGGCGGGATGGCCTCCAGCCCAGATGTCGCGAGTGCGTAGCGGCGTACAGCGCCGACCACTACAGACGTCGGCAGGCAGCCAGGGGCAAGGTCGTCAAGGAGAAGGTCGAGACGCCGCCGGGCTGGAAACTGTGTCGGCAGTGCGGTGAGGTCAAGCCTCACAGTGAATGGCATAAGAACGCGACGGCTTCAGACGGACTGGCTACTCGGTGCAAGGCCTGCAAAACCATCCAGGGTCGAGCAGGCCACCTCAAGCGCTCCTACGGAATGTCAGAGGCTGAGCGCGACGAGATGATCGCGGCGCAAGGCGGAGTCTGCCTCATCTGCCGAAAGGCTCCGGCGGTACATGTGGATCACTGCCACGAGACGGGTAGGGTCCGAGGCGTACTTTGCTTCAACTGCAACACGGCCATCGGCAAGTTGGGAGACGATCCCGACGTCGCTCGTCGGGTCGTCACATACCTGGAGGGACACGCGTGGAAGCCAACAATCGTGGCACAGGGCGTCTACCGGCAGCCTTCCTGACGCCGGGGTCGTCGTCCTTCATGGACTTCCTGGGCGCGCACTCGCCCGAGATGCTGCCCGGCAACCGCAAGCTGCCGGAGGGCGTGATCGAGGCGCCGCACGGGACGACCATCGTCGCGACCACCTTCCCCGGCGGCGTGGTGCTCGCCGGTGACCGGCGGGCGACCATGGGGAACATGATCGCGCAGCGGGACATCGAGAAGGTGTTCCCGGCCGACGAGTACTCCGCCGTCGGCATCGCCGGTACGGCCGGCCTGGCCGTGGAGATGGTGAAGCTGTTCCAGCTGGAGCTGGAGCACTTCGAGAAGGTGGAGGGGGCGACCCTCTCCCTCGAAGGCAAGGCGAACCGGCTCTCGACCATGATCCGGAGCAATCTGGGCATGGCGATGCAGGGCCTGGCCGTCGTGCCGCTGTTCGCCGGGTACGACGAGGCCAAGGAGAAGGGCCGGATCTTCTCCTACGACGTGACCGGCGGTCGCTCCGAGGAGCACGGGTTCGCCGCGACCGGCTCGGGTTCGATCTTCGCCCGCGGTTCGATGAAGAAGCTCTTCCGCCCGGATCTGACGGAGGAGCAGGCCACCACGCTGGTCGTGCAGGCGCTGTACGACGCCGCTGACGACGACTCGGCGACCGGTGGGCCGGATCTGTACCGCCACATCTATCCGATCGTCACCGTCATCACGGACGAGGGTTTCCGCCGGCTGTCGGACGACGAGTCGCAGGAGCTCGCCCGTAAGGTGACCAATCGTCGGCTGGAGCAGCCCGACGGCCCGCGCGCCGCCCTGCTCTGACCATCCGTCGCTTCCCAGGAGCCCAGAAGAAAGGGACGGACAGCCGGTGTCGACTCCGTTCTATGTGTCACCCCAGCAGGCAATGGCCGACCGGGCGGAATACGCCCGGAAGGGTATTGCCCGCGGTCGCAGCCTTGTCGTGCTGCAGTACGCCGACGGCATCGTGTTCGTCGGTGAGAACCCGTCCCGTGCGCTGCACAAGTTCAGCGAGATCTACGACCGGATCGGTTTCGCGGCCGCCGGTAAGTACAACGAGTACGAGAACCTGCGGATCGGTGGTGTGCGGTACGCGGATCTGCGCGGGTACACCTACGACCGTGACGATGTGACGGCCCGTGGGCTGGCGAACGTGTACGCGCAGACGCTCGGCACGATCTTCTCCAGTGCGGGGGAGAAGCCGTACGAGGTGGAGCTGGTGGTGGCCGAGGTCGGTGCGACCGCGGCCGGGGACCAGATCTATCGGCTTCCGCATGACGGTTCGATCGTGGACGAGCACGGTTCGGTCGCGGTCGGCGGCAATGCCGAGCAGATCAGCACCTTCCTCGATCAGCGTCACCAGGACGGGATGACCCTGCCCGATGCGCTGAAGCTGGCGGTGCAGGCGCTGTCCAGCCAGGCCAACGGTGCGGACAAGACGATTCCGGCCGAGCGGCTGGAGGTGGCGGTGCTGGACCGTACGCGGGCGCAGCAGCGGAAGTTCAAGCGGATCCGTGGCCGGCAGTTGGCGCGGTTGCTGGAGGCTGATGTTCCGGCGGCGGCTCAGGCCGATGCGGTGTCGAATGACGAGGCGCCGGAGGACGACGCCGAGTAGGTCCTTGTAGGGAGCGGAGCCCCGGTTCGCCTTTGGCGGGCCGGGGCTTTGGCGTGTTCAGGGGGTGGGGGCGGGGCCCGTGGAGTCGCGGGGGATGAGGGTGACGGGGATGTCGGGGGCGGTCCAGGGGGTGCCTTCGAGGACGGCGAGGAGGGCGGTCATGCCTTGTTCGCCGACGCGTTCGGCGGGGAGGTGGACGGTGGTGAGTTCGGGGTCGACGGCGGTGGCGAGGGCGAGGTCGTCGAAGCCGGTGACGGAGAGGTCCTGGGGGATGCGCAGGCCGAGGCGGCGGGCGGCTTTGCAGGCGCCGGCGGCGAGGATGTCGTCGTCGCAGATGATCGCGGTGGGGCGGTCGTGGGGGTGGGCGAGGGCGGCTTCCGTGGCGGTGCGGGCGCCGTCGACGGTGAGGGGGGCGCGGACGGTGCGCAGTTCGGTGTGGGGGGTGAGGTGGGTGGTGAGGGCCTGGGCGCGGATGTCGAAGGTCCAGGAGTCGATGGCGGAGGCGAGGTGGAGGATGCGGCGGT
This genomic window from Streptomyces sp. NBC_01351 contains:
- the dop gene encoding depupylase/deamidase Dop, translated to MTVRRVMGIETEYGISVPGHPNANAMLTSSQIVNAYAAAMHRARRARWDFEEENPLRDARGFDLAREAADNSQLTDEDIGLANVILTNGARLYVDHAHPEYSSPEITNPLDAVLWDKAGERIMAEAAVRAAQLPGAQPIHLYKNNTDNKGASYGTHENYLMKRETPFSEIVRHLTPFFVSRQVVTGAGRIGIGQDGREHGFQISQRADYFEVEVGLETTLKRPIINTRDEPHSDAEKYRRLHVIIGDANLSEISTYLKLGTTALVLSMIEDGFINVDLAVDQPVRTLHQVSHDPDLQQLITLRSGRTLTAVQLQMEYFELARKYVDERFGSDADDQTKDVLARWEDVLGRLETDPMSLSGELDWIAKREILEGYRRRDGLEWDAARLHLVDLQYSDVRPEKGLYNRLVARGKMKRLVEESAVERAQSKPPEDTRAYFRGRCLEQYADDVAAASWDSVIFDLPGRDSLQRVPTLEPLRGTRNHVKELLDRCRTAEDLVRVLSGQ
- a CDS encoding ubiquitin-like protein Pup, whose protein sequence is MATKDTGGGQQKAQRSTEEVEEAAVEESTDLKERQEKLSDDVDSVLDEIDDVLEENAEDFVRSFVQKGGE
- a CDS encoding endonuclease VII domain-containing protein, which translates into the protein MIAAQGGVCLICRKAPAVHVDHCHETGRVRGVLCFNCNTAIGKLGDDPDVARRVVTYLEGHAWKPTIVAQGVYRQPS
- the prcB gene encoding proteasome subunit beta, which gives rise to MEANNRGTGRLPAAFLTPGSSSFMDFLGAHSPEMLPGNRKLPEGVIEAPHGTTIVATTFPGGVVLAGDRRATMGNMIAQRDIEKVFPADEYSAVGIAGTAGLAVEMVKLFQLELEHFEKVEGATLSLEGKANRLSTMIRSNLGMAMQGLAVVPLFAGYDEAKEKGRIFSYDVTGGRSEEHGFAATGSGSIFARGSMKKLFRPDLTEEQATTLVVQALYDAADDDSATGGPDLYRHIYPIVTVITDEGFRRLSDDESQELARKVTNRRLEQPDGPRAALL
- the prcA gene encoding proteasome subunit alpha, coding for MSTPFYVSPQQAMADRAEYARKGIARGRSLVVLQYADGIVFVGENPSRALHKFSEIYDRIGFAAAGKYNEYENLRIGGVRYADLRGYTYDRDDVTARGLANVYAQTLGTIFSSAGEKPYEVELVVAEVGATAAGDQIYRLPHDGSIVDEHGSVAVGGNAEQISTFLDQRHQDGMTLPDALKLAVQALSSQANGADKTIPAERLEVAVLDRTRAQQRKFKRIRGRQLARLLEADVPAAAQADAVSNDEAPEDDAE